The following DNA comes from Erigeron canadensis isolate Cc75 chromosome 3, C_canadensis_v1, whole genome shotgun sequence.
GGAAGTTGAGTCATAGAACTCATAGATGTTTATGTGTTGATTTatgtataggtgttgaagatTAATTTGTGAGCTTGTTAGCCTTATAGTGTCAAGTAGCCAAATTGAGGTgagtatatatgcatataatcatattcttgttattagaggttataggtgggtaaattcctatgacccatttgttgATTATTTTGAGAATTAGTAGGTgagtaaattcctactagtaaTATTGTATgcaagagctagtaggtgggtaaatttctactagccaaattgtccatggccatgttgaaaatgaatgtatgatgtttgttatgAATGCAatggctagcttgctaggctttatgtggtgcttgatgcacattGTTACGGTAACATGAttgtgattatatgtgtatgcattcactaagcgtcgcttacgttttagttgtttaactcttttataggagttggtagtagcaagggCAAGGAAGTAATTGAGTGAAAGTCAAGTTGGAGGTTTTTAGCCATCTCAAGGTTGGCAATTTGGGTAACTAGGGTAGATGATCCCTTTGATACAtgttggctcttgatacattttCCTTTTTGGTTAATCTAACTTTGGTAAAATTCTGGAAATTTGGTGGATGTGATGAAAATGTAAgcttttgttaaaatttgtgAATGACTTGACAATTATCCACATTGGGCAATTGACCCGTTTGTTGAACTATGTAGTTGTAAATCGTGTATAAAAGGTAGAATTTTAGTGTAATGGTGTTTTTACATATCGTGAATGGTTcggaattttttttgaaaagttggAAGTGAAAATGGTGTTTTTGATTGAACTATTTTGCGTAAATGTGGAGGAGAATTTGTTTTTTGAACAAAAAGGTTTCCTACAGGTGgtctcactgcgccgcagtgggagacaTTCCCAGCTCACTGCGACGCAATGAGCTTTTGATCTTTTGTTGCCGAGGTTttccactgcgccacagtggagGTGTTTCGCCTCAGTGCGCCGTAGTGGGcaccgataaaaaaaaaaaattaatcaattttgatttaaaaggtttgggttcttacATCCAACCCCATTGACAATCAATGCTTCCGAGCATACCCGGAAAACCATGTACCTCCAAATGTTTATCAGTTATGCGTTCGACATCTTGTTGTGTTGGTTTCCTCAAGTACTCTTTGCGATATAACTAATAAACACACTTACAAAAGTTTTCTAAATAATCATACGATGTTTGTTGACCCATTTCTAAGTATTCATCTAATTGGTCGGCATTGCCACCATATGCTAACTGGCGTATGGCAGTTGTACACTTTTACCAAATATTAAATCTAGGGTTACCAACTGCATCATACGGACCTAAATGGAAGAATTTAGAATGGAAAGGTAGTGGATCAACGGTAAAAGAATGTATACCTTAGAATACACGGATAAACAATTCCTTCGGCATCCAAAATCGTCTCCGAAAATAATCGACCAAGTATAGCGGTTCAGGAGCAAAGTAATGATTGTACAAACGATTTGCGGCTCCGAGATGACTTCTAGCTATGTTCTTCTTGGTATGAACGGACGCCGCAGTGAACTTTCGGCTTGACTTTTTCATTATCTATTTAATCAACAAAGGTTTGATATAATTGTGTATTGAAAACAGTCGTAAATGACGCCATAGTGTTTTCATAACCTAATCATCGTCCGAATCCGATATTTTTTGTTGAAGTATAAATTAGAAGTATGTTTTTGGgtgggtgtttttttttttttgttgaagtaTGGTTTTTATGTTGAAGTAAAGTAAAATGAAGTGTGATTTAGTGATTATATAAAGcaagtaaaagtttaaaagaaaaaaaatggatatatggatattaaaaaaaatcacggGTGAAATTGTACATGGAATCACAGTCAAAAAGCCGAATTCGATATTTTTTGTTGAAGTATAAATTAGAAGTATGTTTTtgggtgagttttttttttttttttttttttggttgaagTATGGTTTTTATGTTGAAGTAGTGTAAAATGAAGTGTGATTTAGTGATTACATAAAAcaagtaaaagtttaaaagaaaaaaaaatggatatatGGATACTAAAATAAATCACGGGTGAAATTGTACATGGAATCACTATTCTTAATCAAAAAGtgcttttttgtttgtttattcaCCTACAACATGGCCCCACTTCTTGTCTtcctttttcttaaaaatgacGAGAGTAAAGGATGACGACCTAATAAAGATGTGGTGGTTCCTATTATGTCCTTCTCATCTTGCATGATGAAGGGGTAAAGACTTATACATAGGGAATGACCTTATATCTCATGTTTTCAACTGtcaaatatcaatttttatcatattatcaATACCATAATGTCAATTTGCTACAACATGTCGTTTCCGGTTGGTAGATCCTTGAACCAAGTTTACTTCAATCTTCACcatataactttgttttataatgAATTTTAAAGTACAAAATTCTCCTCTCATGTGTACTTAGTGAGCTAGATGCATAATACTTCGTTGAAATGTACACAATCCTATAAAAGTTGTTATGGATGGTTCACCACCGAGCAAATTAAATAAGTGTTAATTTTTCCCAAAAGTTTTTCATGTTACATATATCTTGCAATATGTTGTTAATATAACTTAAATCTGGTTATATTGCTGCAAAATGTCCTAGAAGAGCCTTCACACCCTAAGATGAACTAACCTACTTCAAGTCTACTAACCAATTTATTAGAAACCAAACCTCGTATTACGAAGACacataaaaaagattttgagaCACATATACATGCTTTGTACAAACAACATTACTTACTTGTGGATCAAATTAAGGTTCACGAATTTTATTGATTCCttgtatttatttgttttaaaacaTGACCTATTATATGATTGTAtccatagttgttaaactcgtACGAGTTATgagtcgactcgtacgagtctaGTCAAAACGAAATAAAAATAAGCCGACTCGATGGATTTCTCATATTTATTCCAAACTCGTAACATGACTCGTTTTTTGTGGTGCAAGTCGGTTCGAGTCATGTCCGAGTCACGAGTTATaaaataagttatatttttctttatttttttaataatcactaacttaatttcttatataaataaaataaaattgtgatgacatccatttttttaaaaaaaatcttatgtggcattattaaacttttttttattaatcatttattttttatctaattaatttataagaTCATCTTTTGAATTTTAAGTGTTAGTACCATTCgaaagtttttaaaactatGAAGCCTAATGTAAAATAACcctaatgtataataacatttttttatgatgTAGTAAATGttgaatcttttcttttcattatagCAACATTGATAACTTGCcactaaaaatatagatatttttacattacaatttttttttttatgctttATTATGATAATAGACATGTATTTACAAAACTTGTTTAGAatacccgggttgaacccgaattaattagctagtatataaatataataatatgtttttacaatatataattgtatataattataattataaaaatatatattattgaattttataatccactagctaatcaacccgggtgaTCACCCGGGCATgattagaaaaatataaaaaaaatttctatgtTTGAATACACTTAAACCAATTACAATCTTTTATGTCCCACAATTTCATATTTGAACTAAACTATCCAACTAATAAATCATTACAACACGTTAATAAGTCGAGCAAGCAAGCACTTTAACCCTTTTAAGTCAAGCAAGACGAACTGATTGCAAGTTCATACGCTCTTCTACCTTTGTGAGGTTCACCAGTTTTGCTTCCTGTAGGTGTGTCAATTTCCCCATCATCATGCACAAGTCAAAGATATTAATTAGTTTAGAAATCAAAGATTATTTGAGTTGGACTCATTTCAATTCAAATCTGGacataaactatataattatactaGTATATTAGAACTTCATTTTGTGATCTCTAACCTGAATGCACACCTAATTATCCATTTTGTgaattgttgataaaaaaaatgaagaaaaatgcACTGCACATACACTTTTTTAAACTTAAGCAAAATAAAGAATTGTTAATAAAAGTCTTTGACTTCCAAACTAATAACTTTCACCACCTTAAAATGACCATGGAAAATATTATATCGTTTGTTATATATGCCCTCTCGAAACTTTGGCAAATCACAATAATAGCCAGTTGCTTTTAGACAATAGCACTCAGTTTGTCGCGTTATAAAAGTTAGCTTCAATCAAAATCAATGATGCCATACGAAACCTCAAAAGTAACCTGCAATTCCAACAACTCTTGAAAACTGGTAGAGTAATATGTAACCTGCACCACctaaaaacaatcaaaatcggTGTTTACAATTGTTTTAGAAAAGCAAGGTGAAGATGCTATAATATGAAATAGCTAGAATCATTAGGATATCAAAGTCTAGGGAAATAACAGTGTGATAGAATAGGAAAATGAAATGTGAACCAAGGAAATTTCATCTATAAGTCTTCCTTACATACAACCTACAACTCTTCACATACGAAACGTTATATCGAACATTATTACTTTAGCTACTAAACAtaattgaaaattcaaaaagataTACATTCATATTCCAAGTTCTAGAACTTCAATATTTCATCAGTCAGATAtcggtttgttaacttttcAACTAACATTAGAAAATCAACCTAAACACTTATAGTTCCATGTTATTTCTAGCTGCAATTACTGAATAGAAATCAATCATGTGTTCACATCAAAGACACAATTAAGTGAAAGAAAGTACTCATATGAATTATATTATTCATTCAAACATATTATCAAACACATTATAGGCATAACTTTGAAAATGCTTATAATGTaaataaacaatgatttttATGAATACACTAAAATAAACCCATCAAAAAAGcagattaagaaaaaaaaacctgaaAGATTAATCAAATATCTGAGAAAAGGAtactgaaaaaaataaattcaataagaattgaaaaacaataagaaaaacaaataatgCAAATCCAATATCTATCTGATGGGTTATTTCAAATCAATAACAATGAAACAAATATCTCTATTCAAATCTTTGTTTTCAATCTATACAAATCATATATCATCAGTAACCATGAATGGAAAAATACCTATTAAAACCACTAAACTGAAAGTTGTAGATACCTCATTTTTTAGTAGGCTTATCCAACGATATTTCATACGGCCAAACTGGAACACATCATAAAAATCGAAActgaaaaaaaacatatgttaaAAGAAACCGACAATCTCCCCTTTAATCTTAATCTTCAAATCTCTCCACAAGAACTTTGGATGTTATTTGATGCATAAACTTTAATCTTATTGTTGGATATTGaatacaaaaaagaaagtatAAGGACAACAATCTTTTATATAGAGAAGATTTTTTTGATTATCATTGATGTATAAATTTGGTTGTTTGTTTGTCTCgttaatatatttgtttctcTTCTTTTAATTActcgtaattttttttaaagaaagggAGAGACTGCCACTTGTCAATTTTTTAAAAGCAATTAGTCTTAAAGAACCTTGCTTTATTATGGAGAGAGAAGTCCAACattgtattgtttagtttatttagaGGTGGAAAGGAAAGGAGAAGAGGGGGGAAACTTATAAAATacattcttaagatttttttaagtgtggaaaGGGAAAGAGTGAAAAGAATTAGGAGAGGGAGTATAGTTGTTTTTTTGCTTCAAAAGTTTTCctcaaaaaaaactttctttctctctcttctccgGTTCTTATTTCCTTTTTTAAGTTAACTAAAAATAAGATTTTAAGTTGAGTCGAAAACAACGAGTCCATTTATTTAGACTTAAAAGTTCAAACTAAAAGTTAAGACCCTAAGCTGTGTTCTCGAGTTTATATGTAAAGGAAGTGGAAAGAAGAGAAGAGGgatgaatggaagagaaggGGTGGAGtttctttccttccaaatcatcccaaaagtgggaagaaaatatctttaacaaattctatagaattcttcttccaaatctgttcccttcttttctcttcttcccttaaataaaactcaataacccaaatatttttaaaatcctttgccatcttttcttttccttttaaaacaaaactcaatAACATACCCTAAATCTCTCATAAAAAAACACAGACTGGTATTTGATTGTGATGAGTGTATTTGGTTCACTATTCCATTCCATGAGAAGCGAATACACTCACTGAAATGTGGAGGACGTGGCGTATTGCTGCTGCTTCTAGGGTAACAACAACCACCAGAAGAACATTTCCGATTCCGATCATTAATAAAACTTCTGTCCCTCCGCCGCCATTAACAACAATTggatttcattttcaaaaatctacTTCTACACTTTTCCCCTTACTTCCAGGTTCCCTTCCCCCCACTCActttcacttttatatatatatgtttccttattattaacctatatatatatatatatatatacattagttcatatatatatatatcaatcaatcaatcagtTTGTACAAGATACAATTCTTAGTATCCGTACAATGTGGGGATTCATATTTATATAAGAAATATGgagtttcaaataaaaaaaaactgaatcataatatttcaaataaatattacaaGAAAGTATATCACATATAATTCTCAACATACTACTACTAGTATAAATAAAtggattgttttttaatttttgagaaaATTGTTGCCGCAGCACTATTTCTCGGCTGCTTAAGTTTCGCCCCTGTCTTGGCTCAAGAAGATATATCATCAACCGATTCAGACGGGACCGATTTTCGCAAACTTGATGAGACGTCTGTTGTATCTAACATACATACGTCTAAGTGGAGGGTCTTCACCGACAACGCAAGGGATCTGTTTTTACAGGCAAATGCCAGATTAATCTATCAAGCTCATtgctttctttattttcaactcgagtattattttttattacgtCGCTTTTTTCTTGTTACAGGGCAAATTGGAGGATGCGGAGCGCTTGTTTGTGGGTGCATTGGAACAAGCTAAACAAGGTTTCGGGATACGGGATCCGCATGTTGCCTCTTCATGCAATAATCTTGTgggtttcttttatttatttggctACAAGATTTCTATCTACTTGTATTGTTGTTTGAGAAACTAGCTTCAATAAGGTTTAATACTATTAAATAATAGCCGTTATAGTTGTGTCTAGAATTCCTTTTACTTCATGAGATTTACGTTAAATTTCCTTGATTGTTGGATATTGTTAGATAACAAAGATGTATAGCGATAGCTCCTTATTTGTTAGACTGATGCAACCAGTTCTGTAGGCTTGGAAAGAAAGCAAGTTGTAGGATGATTAGTGCTATCATGCCTCTTTTTTTTGCCGTTGAAGTCTCTCTTTCCAGATAATTTGTGATTCCATATCTTCTTGCTTCGGTGTAGATGCTGGATTCAAATCATTAAATGGTCCTTAGTTGCTAACTTAGAATGTTGTTTTGCAATAGGGAAATGATTGTTACAACTTTACTAATGTTCATGTAAACTCTTAGATTTAGGTATTATATCTGtacaagtatttatatgtacACCTATCCTTTATTCGACTCTCATACATATTACAACCTCTCTTACGCAACCCAacatatcacaaaacttttatttttatctgaGCATGCTGTATGTTTTGCAGGCTGAATTATACAGAGTCAAGAAGGCATTTGATAAAGCTGAACCATTGTACTTGGAGGCAATAAGTATTCTGGAGGCATCATATGGAGACGAAGACATAAGGTACATGATCCGTTATTCATGTAACTAGCTTTTGTGAACATATGCACCTTATTTTGGATTCCAAAGGAGTAAAGTAATTAGCGATGCCAATTTGATTTCAtggaatgtgttttgttttggatCTTGAATAAATGAGCtagtaattaactctattagTGTCATTAGCATGTAATTTAAATTGAGCCTCTATCGTAAGCAGTATCTGTCATCTAGTTTCATGATGTTTCAGCTACTAGGTCTGGTGTCAATTACAAAGTTGCATATTATGATGTTTGTAAAATCTGTATTCATTGTAGGGTTGGTGCTGCTCTACACAATCTTGGCCAGTTTTATCTTGTCCAAAAAAAAGTAGATGAAGCCCTAACTTGCTATGAGGTATATATGCGTAGCTTGATAGTCAACCAATTTGGTTGACCTATTTTtgatttagttatatatttatttttctaccCAAAACATGGTGGATTGATTTTATAGTTGCTATATTAACGGACTAGAATAattgacaatttgtttttagtttttatcttttccaTTGGAAGACCAAAAACTTAATAGGGTAACTCATGTCATCTTTGACAAGGTATGGGTTTTGTTTTCGATAATGCTAACTAAAGAAACAAGAGAAAACTTAATGGTTACCTTACCTTTATTGTCTAATTGTTGGCTTATGCTGTTGTGCAATGTTAATGATAGATAGAGTTAGTAAGTTTGTTAACTTAATATGTGATATTCTTTTATATTCGATCGTCTTTTATATCTAGCTGGTTTTGGAATCCTAAAGTTATTCTCTCATTtcattgttatatttattaacAAACATACGaactttgtaaatatatatgaatagacTTCTCTAAATGACGGGCCTTTAGAAGTCAAAGTTATCTCAGGTTTATGCCTTTTGTTAGAAGAGTAGGTTGTGAAGATACTAAATACGTCAAAAGATGTGTATGTAATTATCACTCTTGCATTCATATATAGTGGATGTTAAAATGGCAATATTTGGCATCCCTAACCTCATATCGACCATTATACTTTCTAAGATATAACATGATTTACTCTTCACaagctttgttttatatatgcaaTTGGATGATACTTAATGTTGGTGTTCATCTCGAAGATATAGCATGATTTACTCTTCAACttccttttataatttatactacCGAAGATACAATATTTGTGCGAGCTATTAGCTTCAGATGCTAATTTTTCAACTTAATGTATTAATGCAATGTATTATTACTGACTTTGCATCTTTGTTACCTTCCATCTCCTAAATGGCAGCGTGCTCTAAAGGTATGATCTAATTCAGATATATACAATATCTTTCCCCTTTTGTTCTTTCTATTTGTACCAGTAGTTGATGTATTacaatatcttttttttacAAAGATAAAGAGGCGAGCTTTGGGAGAGGGTCATGCTGACTATGCGGAGACTATGTATCATTTAGGAAAGGTACTACTGTGACATTGCTTTGCCATGTAGGTTTCTTGCTTATACTTTCCTTCTGTTTatcatttatttgattttaaaatatGCGGGGTAGTCtctcattattttgtttgtctatGTATGTAGTGCTCAAATGTGGTTTTAGTCTTGACTAGAGTGGAGGACTAAAGAAAAGATACTCATATTTTCTTAAGATTTGAATCCAGCTATGTTTTACTTCGATCTAAGCCACAATGATTCTAGTTAAGGTAgtaatttgacccatttacttacaAAAACTGATATAACATGTTATTCAATCTTTAACCGTTAAAACGAGTAAAGCTAAAAATCCAGTCTAAAAGGAACAGTTCAAATTTAAATAGTGTAATCAGTGACTAAACTAATCCGTTTTGGCTATTAGGAAAATTATGTGTTATCATGTGCTCATGTTATGCCTTTTATATCTTAGGAGTAAGAGGCCTTTACGATCCTATGGGCTGTAGCGggcaaggttgtaaatatcggtaTCGTATCGGCCGACCCCCGATATGCGATATATCGGATatgtcggataccctaaattGTTAAGGAAttcatctaaatatatatatatatatactaacaatagATACAATTTGACATAACTTTACATACCTTTAATCTTAATTACTATGTTATGAAGCAAATTTTACATACCTTTTGAACTTAAAGTCGTAAACCCTatttttggtttataaaaataaaaaaaaaaagaaaaaaaaagaaaaaaaaagtcaacttttttGACTGATATTGGCCGATATTGACCGACATTTGACCGAAACGATAAGTTCAGCCGATAACCCGTATATCGTATCAGTTGAAGGCCGATATCCGATATATCACCGATATATCGGCCGATATTTGCAACCATGGTGGCGGGTTAGTAATCAACTTTTGTGAAATTGGTAAATGACATAAAAAGGAATCGAACGTATACCAATATCCTAGTTTAGGTTCTCAACTTTTTATGCGTCATATGAGGACtcaatttttaatcttttcacCATACAAGGTTGTTGGCCTCGAAAAGTATACTTCCTTTTCGGTGCTAAACTTgctattatatttttaaggtACTTTTTCTAAAGAAGTTATTTGACTTTTCTACACAAAAATCTTCAAAAAACCTTTTTTGGAGATAAAAATTGAGTCCTTAAATGGTGAAAAAAGAGTTAAGTACCTCAATTGAGAAATAAGCATAAGTTTGATACCTTTTTATGCAATTTACCATGTGAAATACTGAAATTAATTGTCTCATGGACGCATGCATTTTAGTATGTGGGTCTTATGACTTATCAACAATGATACTTTGGCCGATAAAGTTCCTCTTTAAGTCTCTTTATGGCGAACAAACTTTATAATTCTCTTAGTTATTTCCAACTACTACTCTACTTTTATGATAAAACTATCATCTCTGTAAGTATTTCTTGGTAATATGTGTCCAGTTTGGATAAGTTGTTAGGAACAACCCTTAGCCGTAGCACAGCGGAAGcaattaaacaagaagataaCAACCCGATTATAGATAAATGACACAAGAATTTAACGTGTTTCGGCCCAGTAGGGGGCCTAGTCCACCGGCTGCAACTAGGTTATTTTATTAAACTCTAAACCATAagattacaattacaatgaGAGTTATATATAGGAGAACAACTAGGGTAAATAACTTGGTCCCCAAGGAAACCTAAATAGGCCTCCTTAATAGACCAGTTCTTCTGGCCCAAGCCTTCAAACCAACGATCTCCCACTTGAAGGCCTTGCAAAAAACTTTAGCCCGTCATTCAAGCAAACAATATCCCGGTCACACAGTAACTCTAGTAATCTTCCGATAACAGAAATCCTCTAAGCCTCCGGTTTCAAGAACAaactaaaacttcaaaataGACTTTTCCAAG
Coding sequences within:
- the LOC122593455 gene encoding protein KINESIN LIGHT CHAIN-RELATED 3 isoform X2, with translation MWRTWRIAAASRVTTTTRRTFPIPIINKTSVPPPPLTTIGFHFQKSTSTLFPLLPALFLGCLSFAPVLAQEDISSTDSDGTDFRKLDETSVVSNIHTSKWRVFTDNARDLFLQGKLEDAERLFVGALEQAKQGFGIRDPHVASSCNNLAELYRVKKAFDKAEPLYLEAISILEASYGDEDIRVGAALHNLGQFYLVQKKVDEALTCYERALKIKRRALGEGHADYAETMYHLGKVLYLKGNAKDAEVLIKDSIRIIEEGGQAESLLCMRRLQYLVQIYINVGKFPDALNIQRKILHTMEMSKGWESLETVIAAESLALIILKSSGSLMEAKELLQRCLDSRRKLLPQDHIQIAANMLHMARVECLLYKKTSGDISEAAILIDNARDHLGNAIRIAQQTLDKFSKQGVTRNSYEVGRTDKHTQRTALLILVSATLLCLII